One part of the Nostoc sp. PCC 7120 = FACHB-418 genome encodes these proteins:
- a CDS encoding peptidylprolyl isomerase has translation MTEVLQIGNRNIQASELIPLLANYQLLPQLLRELIIDEATAAVECKPEELAQAKQRFYADKQLSQETDIQAWLVQQGLSAEQLDNIIVRKIKLEKYKQATWGAKLESYFFQLKAKLDKVIYSLLRTQDPGLAQELYFRLQAKEQSFAEVAQKYSQGPESQTGGLVGPVEQSSLHPAMVQLLSSCQPGQISPPTRITEWYVIVRVEKFIPAQLDEPMKARLLNELFEGWMQEQQRQVNIIPSA, from the coding sequence ATGACTGAAGTGCTGCAAATCGGCAACCGTAATATTCAAGCTAGTGAACTCATTCCCTTACTGGCTAATTATCAATTGCTGCCGCAACTATTACGGGAATTAATTATTGATGAGGCAACAGCAGCAGTAGAGTGTAAGCCTGAGGAGTTAGCCCAAGCTAAACAAAGGTTTTACGCCGATAAGCAGTTATCTCAAGAAACAGACATTCAAGCATGGCTGGTACAACAAGGTTTGAGTGCCGAACAACTAGACAATATTATCGTCCGCAAGATCAAGCTAGAAAAATATAAGCAAGCCACATGGGGAGCAAAACTGGAATCTTATTTTTTTCAGTTGAAAGCGAAATTAGATAAAGTAATTTATTCTCTACTGCGGACTCAAGACCCAGGACTAGCGCAAGAACTCTATTTTCGCCTGCAAGCAAAAGAACAATCTTTCGCAGAGGTAGCACAAAAATACTCCCAAGGCCCAGAATCTCAAACGGGTGGATTAGTCGGGCCAGTTGAGCAGAGTTCGCTACATCCGGCAATGGTACAACTACTTTCTAGTTGTCAACCAGGACAAATCTCACCTCCAACTCGGATTACTGAGTGGTATGTTATTGTGCGGGTGGAAAAGTTTATACCCGCCCAATTAGATGAACCGATGAAAGCACGCCTACTCAATGAATTATTTGAGGGTTGGATGCAGGAACAGCAAAGGCAAGTAAATATAATTCCGTCCGCTTAA
- a CDS encoding tetratricopeptide repeat protein: MKFTSITYTLSAVLLLGFSIPLVFAQTPDSGLSADCQMPIPPNLNSVDHFLGMGHFQQDCKKDLSAAVAAFSQAIKLNPQAEEPYYHRANSYAAMGNYQAAVTDYTEVIRQNTGRLGFSTGAYWHRARAYEKLGEKQKAISDLTQLIGNNSSLNAEEYLFRANLYKELGNKESAIADYKIAEKLLQQYADGVFHTGMMDTRYEQMLDQVRNELSSMGVAVTVPKTTTGNILRTIAKTEVERALNLARLQSQHPTVKNFDAQLQDLYKQLANTQPQVESGVVKNLIANAAYEKIDDLKIERSQLLTKYTLDSPIIGVIDSQTSELESLIHRNKF, translated from the coding sequence ATGAAATTCACCTCAATCACCTATACATTGTCTGCCGTTTTGCTGCTGGGCTTTTCGATACCTTTAGTATTTGCACAAACACCGGATTCTGGTCTCTCTGCTGATTGCCAAATGCCAATCCCACCAAACCTTAATTCTGTAGACCACTTCTTAGGTATGGGACACTTTCAGCAAGACTGTAAAAAAGATTTATCGGCGGCGGTTGCTGCTTTCTCTCAAGCGATTAAACTCAATCCCCAAGCTGAAGAACCATACTATCATCGAGCGAACTCCTACGCCGCAATGGGAAATTATCAAGCAGCCGTGACAGACTATACCGAAGTGATTAGGCAAAATACTGGTAGATTGGGTTTTAGTACTGGTGCATACTGGCACAGGGCTAGAGCTTATGAAAAGTTGGGTGAAAAACAGAAAGCAATTTCTGATTTAACTCAATTAATTGGTAATAACAGTAGCTTGAATGCTGAAGAATACTTATTTAGAGCCAATCTTTACAAAGAATTAGGGAATAAAGAAAGTGCGATCGCTGACTATAAGATAGCAGAAAAACTGTTGCAGCAATATGCAGATGGAGTTTTTCATACTGGGATGATGGATACCAGATATGAACAGATGTTGGATCAAGTCAGAAATGAGCTATCAAGTATGGGTGTAGCTGTAACAGTACCTAAGACTACTACTGGTAATATTTTACGCACAATTGCTAAAACAGAAGTTGAACGGGCATTAAATTTAGCTAGACTTCAGTCTCAACATCCTACAGTGAAAAACTTTGATGCTCAACTTCAGGATTTATATAAGCAACTAGCAAACACACAACCGCAAGTAGAGTCAGGGGTGGTAAAAAACCTGATAGCGAATGCAGCCTATGAGAAAATAGATGATCTAAAGATAGAGCGATCGCAACTTTTGACAAAATATACCCTTGACAGTCCCATCATTGGCGTAATTGATAGCCAGACAAGCGAATTAGAATCATTAATTCACCGTAATAAATTTTAA
- a CDS encoding c-type cytochrome, producing the protein MDNQITKPEILIQRIALVALVILLAIPLGFFGVQLVKASDPYVKSVLAMKGDPIQGHAIFQINCAGCHGLEADGRVGPSLQAVSKRKSKYGLIHQVISGDTPPMPKFQPNTQEMADLLSFLETL; encoded by the coding sequence TTGGATAACCAGATTACCAAACCTGAAATTCTGATTCAGCGTATCGCTTTAGTGGCGCTAGTGATACTGCTAGCAATCCCTTTGGGCTTTTTTGGTGTTCAGTTGGTGAAAGCCTCTGACCCTTATGTTAAGAGTGTTCTTGCCATGAAAGGAGACCCAATACAGGGACACGCTATTTTTCAAATAAATTGTGCTGGTTGTCATGGTTTAGAAGCAGATGGCCGAGTAGGCCCCAGCTTACAAGCAGTTTCTAAGCGTAAGTCCAAGTATGGGCTAATTCACCAAGTTATTAGCGGTGATACACCACCAATGCCAAAATTTCAGCCCAACACCCAAGAAATGGCAGATCTTTTAAGCTTTTTGGAGACTTTATAG
- the petG gene encoding cytochrome b6-f complex subunit V, with amino-acid sequence MVEPLLSGIVLGLIVVTLAGLFYAAYKQYKRPNELGG; translated from the coding sequence GTGGTTGAACCCCTACTTTCAGGCATCGTTCTTGGTTTGATTGTTGTCACCCTCGCTGGGCTGTTTTACGCTGCCTATAAGCAATACAAGCGCCCCAATGAGTTGGGTGGTTGA